The following nucleotide sequence is from Acyrthosiphon pisum isolate AL4f chromosome A2, pea_aphid_22Mar2018_4r6ur, whole genome shotgun sequence.
TAGTAATACGGGAGTCATGACGCATGCGCACAATCGGCAGTCATCATTCTGTGATTGGACTagattgttgttgttgttattattttgttttttaggttGTGAGTTAAGACTTGTGGCGTGCAGGCGTACTCGTGTATTACTATATTGGTAATTATTGTGGATGTGGAATGCGGTTAACGGGCATTGGATTGTCGTAGATGGGCCTTTTTTTAACGAATTCAGGATAACGTGATTTCGATTCATAATTTCGTAATTCATTGcttatacttaactatataaaCAACATGGTATGATCGCAAAAGTTCAGATTTGGTCCAAGTCCGCGCAATACTTATGTGAGTACTGAGTATGTGGCGTCTGTCGTTTGACAGATTTTACTTActctaatacaataattttgggCATTGGCGTTCTTATAGTTTGGtgcttttattaatttgtttcttaATTTAGAAGAGaactatattgttatcaacGTCGACGCAACAAGAGCACTGTGGCAGTGTGGTCTGTAACTAGCACCGTTTCCGACCGTTCGAACACAATAGGTAATTGtttgagtaaatattaaaattaggtacttatcaatattacattaacaacatttaataattactgaTTTGACGTaggttattgttgttttatgttGTCCATACAGAAACGAATAATTAAagagtatttttgttttaaaaaaatgtaggttgTATCTATTTGACGATGTAGGGAAATTTgagtttttattcaaatcacTTTGGTGACTAGTGTGGACCAGCATTAAAAACATAACTATTTTCTTTGTGATTTTTATTGCATGAACACaatgcaaaaatgtatttgttacttttaattaggaacataatttgttttacctTAACTTTTAGCTTACAATTATTGAACTAATCATTTCTATTAAGTATTGTTTTTTGATTCTTATTTTTTcacttattataaataggtattttaacacGTTGAGCGCCGCGGTCGACGGGTAGTCGACAATTTGTATAGGCATCTTATGGCCTTATAATTTACTCGGTTATCAGAGCAATTCTTCCGTTTTTATATGTGGTTATTCAGTGAAATGTCTTCTTTTCAACGGTGTATTCggattttattttcgtttatttttagcAAAGTAATGGTTATTTTTTCCCGGGACCGATTTCGCGCGGATTCTCAGGCAATGTGCGCCAAATACTACGAGGCACTCAACGTGTTAATTGAAGACCCTTTTCTTTAGGAAATTagaataagtttaattatttaaatattaaaattaaaaataacttatttgtgtaaaaaaaaaacagattttagtTTAGTTGTTTCaaagttttcttattttaaatgttaatattaactattttattaaataatattgagaatattaatttttcttgtgatctatataaaaataaaattaaatgtgatcaatatttattattttctgtcaTATCAATACACAAATTTGtaaaagttcaataatttttttgacgctccaattaaaatataatattatataatttaaataatagtttaagacTTAATTTatgatctaaatatttaaaaatctatacctACAGATATCTCACTATGGAAGAAACTGTTGGTAATTCATCAGACGCTAATAAAATCAGCCAGCCTGCTGTTGGCGAATggaaaaacaatgaaaatgttTCTTATGTTGACCATGAGCAGAATATAGCAAAAACATTAAATGatactatattaaatgataattcgGTGCCTGAAAATGTCGTTATAGAAACACAAGAAAATAACTGTGGTTTCTCTAATAATGAAAACACACAAGACACTTGGCTTACTGAAACTGAACcaaaatatcattatagtaataaaaataactcagGATATCGTAAGGGAACAGGAGGATATGATAAATCAAACAATGCTAATAATTCTTATGAAAAATCATCCAATAATGATTCCTCTTCAAATAATGGACATGTACGTGGCCGTGGTCGTGGTCGCGGTCGAGGTGTCACAAAAAGATATGACGAAGAAAATGAATCATTTAGGGATGAATATGGCTCCGGTATTGATAATCATGGTGGTAACACTCCCCCAGGTCATCGAGGTCGAGGACGAGGGTTTAACCGCGGTAGAGGTGGAAGGCGAGATCAATCAGTATCATTTGGCTGGCATGGGTATAGTGAAgatagtcataaaaaaaatgaaaatgataaacCAACTATTACAAAAGCACCGTACATTCCTCCCGATATTGAAAATGAAGAGTCTATTGCTGGAATTGAGGCAGGGAGTAATTTTGACAAGTATAATACTATTGAAGTAAAAGTGAGTGGAACTAACCCTCCAAAAAGTATGACATCTTTTCAAAGTTCTGGTTTGCGCACTATTTTGCTAGACAACTTATCTAACTGTAATTTCTCTACACCAACTCCTGTACAAAATTATGCAATACCTATTATCATTGAAGGCAGAGATTTGATGGCCAGTGCTCAGACTGGTTCTGGAAAAActgtaagttaatttaattttaaatactcaacaaaatatgtataaagttaaattttttttaggcagCATATGTCTTACCTATTTTGCATAATTTACTGAAGCAACCAACACAATTAATTTACGATGAACATCATTGTGAACCGCATGTAGTTATTATTGCGCCTACAAGAGAGTTGGTTTCACAAATTAGTGAATGTGTATGGAAATTTAGTAAAGGAACTGATATTAGAAATGGACTACTGTATGGAGGTACATCTGTTTAccaccaaaaatctaaaatccttcaggtaatgtaattttatatagtttaattattaaaaaataaatccactCCTTTgaacttatattttaactatgacAAATTTCTCCATGCAGAGAGGAGTTCACATATTAACTGCTACACCAGGACGTCTGattgattttgttgaaaaaggTATTGTGACTTTCTCATcagttaaattttttgttttggatGAAGCTGACAGAATGTTAGATATGGGATTCAAACCTGATATAGAACAAGTATTAACAAATTCGACTATGCCTTCCATAGTAAGTTTtctttgttcaaaaatataaatgataatttatatacactatGTCTAGATGCCTGACCATGGTCGGTAAGATATAAAACAGCCGACCAGTGTCGACAAGttatatacacaaataaacatgaatcaattatatattattttggcttaaggtatattatatatttgattttatgatataaacttgtatctaaatagttattaatgaaacatttaaaattaaaaaaaaactatttaaacataGGTGATCCTTTTATTACATCTCAAGCTTTTTGTCCGAGAAAAACAATTTAGGGCAATATGTATATGGCCATTTTCTATAAGttaagtaatttcattacaaatttatttgagtaacaagtaaagtaacttaaccaCATTTATCTCTAAGTAACCactaaagtaacttaattactttttaaatgtaaccCAACACTGAATatacttaacctaacctatacaattaaatgtaatattgcaTGAAACTCTCACAAGAATATTTGGCTGTATGTCTCGAAAAACGTTCAAACCGGATGAACTGATTTTGACTGGTAATGTAATCCTtagtaaataaaagttattatgatAAGATATAGTTTTACacctttattttgtatataatcaaAACAACCCAAATATCTGTCTTCAAATTCTGTGCAGTTTACATTAACAGTGTTTAAGATGGAGTAAATCCACAGGCATTTAATTTGTCATAGGGAACACCGTGCAGGATTagctagtttattatatataaatataaatatattaatagtaaatgagatgtattatatttaagccTGGGtataaacgcgttaaaaagttaaaagttaagttaattttaatttttttaaatttaatttttatcttaacatatttaaattgatataaacttaataaataacgagttacttttaatcaaattcaagttaagttaattaataatttataaataattaaataataaatataacaaaaataaaaattattattggtattacataaccatttactagaatagggaatcacaaatatagttaaattaatttcttgttcCATTAACCAGAATTCTTCAAGAAAAATAActcaattaaatacatataggtgtatcatatatataaagatataccATACCATACTGCGGCATACgggcatattgtaataataataattaataaatactaataactaataagtaatatgatattatttaattttattgatatagatatgaatcaaaaatgtacaattctcaagaacatattgtaaaatattttcggcataaataggttatttttaaattaaaactaattaggtTATgctcatatatatttatattttgaatgtttatatattttataaacagtcAATATTGTCAGTAGACAAAATAATCATAGCCCACATGGGTTCACTTTTCGTTCTCGGCTCTCTCAGCACTTAAGATTTACAATACCGTGGTTCAGTTTTTGTGTAACTATGATGTGATTATCAGTGTCCAGTgaaatacgtttatttttattttttttgattaaattattaaattatagaattttgaATTCTCTCAATACATTCAGTCTACACTCTTCACTAACTGGAGACTTGGtctgtgtaatatgtataatacttatttgtataaataaatcaaaatattgtatttgtttcggcattttcaattttgtatgctTTTCGTACCGActacataattctattaattcagtacctatgtatagaaaagctattggctttttcctgtgttcaataatatttatgatttttattattttaaaccatattactgggtaattatattgatattatatataaaaaaaaaataacaacttaacttgagttattaagttaattgaaaatgttcatataacttttaacttaactgagataaaaaaaaataggttaactgttaactttaaactttttaaaatgttttccattaactcagttaaaaattatcattaacttgcccaggcttgaatTCATATACAATGTGGTGATGCAACTATGACAGAAGTTTTAATGAGAATAATTTTTCTAGGAATCGAGACAGACAATTATGTTCTCTGCTACATTTGCAAGTCCAATACAACATATGGCCACTTCTTACTTGAAATCAGATTATATATTTGTAGCTGTTGGGGAAATAGGAGGAGCATGTAAAGATGTTGTGCAAACAGTAATAGAAGTcacaaagtttaaaaaaaaaaatgcattacttGATATAATTAAAGAAATGGGTATGCTTAttgatgttaaatattaaataatttactataaattaaaatattaaaatattgatgcaATTGTTCATGTATCTAaatcttatacaaatattatagtttataaccaattgtatttttattattttagaaaattgtcaAGGTACAATAGTGTTTgttgaaagaaaaaaagt
It contains:
- the LOC100159418 gene encoding ATP-dependent RNA helicase vasa, producing the protein MEETVGNSSDANKISQPAVGEWKNNENVSYVDHEQNIAKTLNDTILNDNSVPENVVIETQENNCGFSNNENTQDTWLTETEPKYHYSNKNNSGYRKGTGGYDKSNNANNSYEKSSNNDSSSNNGHVRGRGRGRGRGVTKRYDEENESFRDEYGSGIDNHGGNTPPGHRGRGRGFNRGRGGRRDQSVSFGWHGYSEDSHKKNENDKPTITKAPYIPPDIENEESIAGIEAGSNFDKYNTIEVKVSGTNPPKSMTSFQSSGLRTILLDNLSNCNFSTPTPVQNYAIPIIIEGRDLMASAQTGSGKTAAYVLPILHNLLKQPTQLIYDEHHCEPHVVIIAPTRELVSQISECVWKFSKGTDIRNGLLYGGTSVYHQKSKILQRGVHILTATPGRLIDFVEKGIVTFSSVKFFVLDEADRMLDMGFKPDIEQVLTNSTMPSIESRQTIMFSATFASPIQHMATSYLKSDYIFVAVGEIGGACKDVVQTVIEVTKFKKKNALLDIIKEMENCQGTIVFVERKKVADYTAAYLSEVDFPTTSIHGAREQPEREQALRDFKTNRMKILVATAVAARGLDIKGVNYVVNFDLPKTIDEYVHRIGRTGRLGNAGKAISFFDPESDGPLAAELIKILKQADQEVPSFLNDAAERILASPTIDNFNDIRTNVDVTSNLVATGEEEEELW